gcaaccggAGCGAGGCCCCTCTCCCTGGCCCAGGCTACCCTCCTTTGGACGCCGCCAAGCCCTGCTTGCCTCCCCCGGCCTCCTCTGCCGCCACAGCCTCGCCCTTCTCCTATGGATGCTTccccggcggaggaggaggaggcggcggcgggggcggaggaggagggggctACTATTCCTACCGCGTGGCCCGCAGCGCCCTCAAGCCCGGGCCCATGATGCCCCCGCAGCCGGGCTACCCGGAGAAGTACCTGGAGGTCTGCAACGTGGCGGCGGCGGAGGACTACCCCACGCGCCCGGCGGAGTTCGCCTTCTACCCGGGCTACGGAGGCCCCTACCAGCCCGTGGCCAGCTACCTGGACGTTTCCGTGGTGCAGAGCCTCGGGGGAGGCGGCGGAGGGGCCCCTGGGGAGGCCCGGCACGAGGCGCTCTTGCCCGTGGACCCTTACCACGAACCCTGGGCTCTGGCCGCCGGAGGGTGGAGTGGCCCCGTGTGCTGCGCCAAGGAGCCCAGCCCCGCCGCAGGGCACTTTTGGAAAACCGCTTTTGCAGGTAACTCGCCTAAAGAAAGGGATAGgggaagcagaggctgggtggccatctgttgggagggcttgggttgtgtttggcagaatggggttggactggatggcccttgggggtccctcccaactctaggatcctaggAGGCACCTCTTAAGTGCCTCCTTCCTGTTCTCTTTCCTCTAAGGTCGGATCTACAGATTTTCTGACAGTGCAgtctcatataataataataataataataataataataataataataataataataataatagtaataataataatagtaataataataatatccgggCGTCATCTGGgaaacgtctttgcagacggtcaattctctcacaccagaagcggcttgtagtttttcaagtcgctcctgacactaataataataataataataataataataataataataataataaaaaacatccgGTCGTcctctgggtaacgtccttgcagacggtcaattctctcacaccagaagcggcttgtagtttctcaagtctctcctgacactaataataataataataataataataataataataataataataatatcttatttATAGACCCCAAGAGACTCAGGGTAGTTTCCAAAcgtatggcaaccattcaatgcccaaagaGAAGTATACAAGACACTATACATCAAGACAAGGCACATTATATTGTCTAACAACATAACTGTAACttaatataatccagtccaaaggaGATAAAGCTATGGGCCCTTATACccaatcatataacccagaatatcaagatagtccacaatatctgcttggaactgagttatctgagtccacactgctctatatcccagttcaaagcagataatgtgggattttattcaactgtgtggaaggggcctatgtaacatgatttttgctcTTGGGTGATTTGTCATTtcataattggttctatcatgaaaacacgGGAAAActttattaagctgcaaaaacttCTGACAcatttttgctatagtttttttttaatgaatatctcctGGAGTCCCAGGCTATTCAAgtaagtgcccttccacacagccatataacccagaatatcaaagcagaaaatcccacaatatttgaagtgggttatctgtgtccacactgccatattaaccagttcaaagcagataatatgggattttatacagctgtgtgaaggggcctatgatagtaataataataataataataataataataataataataataataataataataataataataattgtattgatTAGCCCctaggccatatcacaatacaTGTCACATGATTTTTGCACTTGAGTTATTTGTCATTTCATAATTGGCTCAATCTATGGAAAgactttattaaactgcaaaacctccGGTAGTTTTTAGATGAATATCTCCTGGAGTCTCAagaaattcaacatagtttgtgacagccacaaaaacgacgtttttgggatgagatcctgggatatagggcagtgtagatccagcctcaatggGATGGAAAATGGAAAGGAGCTGGACATCTAACTGCTGATTTCCTTTAAAGAGCATCGGACTGGATCTACAttatcctatatcccaggatctgatcctaaagAGATAACCCTGggctataggacagtgtagatccagccttagtgatCTGTGGTtagtgtaatcaccatccaggccttaAACGGtgaatttcctatgtaatcagcCACACAATGAAAACACTTTCGTCAACACTGGTTTGAAACGTTATTAAATGGATAGTGTGAATGGGGTCTTTTGTGTATCTGTGGAAGGGGATCGTGGCCTAAAAATACCCCCCCTCCCaaacaccagatcctgtctgatcttttcGGTGTGGCAGTTTGCAATGATATTTCCTGATCGGCAAAGGTTCAACTGCACCCTTTGAAACACTGAGATGTTAAAATAATTTTCAGCAAAAGGCAAAATATTCTAAAATGACCAGATATCACCTGCTCCTCAAAGccaagcaggatcagccctggttggaGGAAAAACTACCAAGGAATCTCTGTATTTCAAAGGGAGGAATGGTCAAAACCAGCTCACAGTGGTCATTGGCTAAGAAAAATCTTATGGCGTTCATAAGATTGCCCTATGCGTGTCCACATTTAGATTTTCCTGATTTCTGTCCtctctctggctggatctacactgccatagaatacaTACTACATTGTATGGGTCTACTACACTGATCGCATAATGCAGTCCAAACAGTATTATAGGGCAGCGTAGGTCCAGCCTATGCGGGTCTGTTTATTCTgaagggatgtgtgtgtgtttgtgcgtgAAGTTTCCCCTAACGCAACACATGGAGATGCACATGGAGATTTTGGTGCTGAAGCGAGGAATTCAGATCGGAAAGTGATCAGGCTGCAGAATTTTCTATATTAGATATCACACACAACAGAGGGGTTTTTGTGACTGATCTGAATGTCATGTGAGGCGCCTTCTGTTCCtcccggattattattattacaaattatgTGCAGTGTGGGGTTAAACAAGCAGGGGCAAACTGGAGTGGGCGGCAGTGTAAACAGTAACTCCACCACCGAAAACGCCGGCCCTTTCCTCCTTCATCTCCATCCCCACTTCCTTTAAAAGTGTGACTTAGCGCATTGAAAACAAGGAAACAACAAGTCAAGGTGCACAGAAAACACCCTGGGTCTCTGGCTTGTAGCTGTGATCTATTGCTGAGAATAGTCGGAGTTTAATAGGAGCTGGACCCAATCCTCCAACACTGGGGAAGATGTAGCATTCACGAACACATAGGTAGGGCAATAAGAAAGACCCTGAGCATATGAAGACTGCTTTTCCCAGTTTAGAGCACCCTCGGCTGATGGTTTCTCTGTCGCTGGATAGAAACCTGGGGCAGGAGGAGTCAAACCCAAATATCTGTCGTATTACCACATATTTTCACATCTGAAATTCCTCCAATCTCCTAAAAGCAGCTAGAGATATTTCTAGACAGGTGTAGAGCTACaaattttaaaacagaattttCATTCAATTTCCTATACACATACACCCCTCTTGTGCACAATCCCAGCGGCTTTGTTTGTAATACACAAtcaataatgtaataaataataaatattgtaataaatattggCTGATACAGTGAAATCCATAGGAAACAGGGGTCATTTTCttcaagatttttatttttattattattattattatggaccaTCAAATTGGTTTCAAATGCAAAGAATAGGGAATTTCGGGTATCTGTTTGTGGATAATGATAAAACTAGATATTCCTAGATAAGTGGAACATTTCAAAGGCCCCATATCAACTGCCAGCTAACatacagattatctactttggattatatgagtctacactgccatataatccagttcaaagcaaataatctgtattttaactgGCAGCCTAGATAGGGCCAAAATAAGTAGAATGCAGGCTTTATTTCAGAAGCAAGGAATCTAACCTGAGTGGTTAAAGAAGGGCAAGTGTTTCCCTCCCTGCTAGTCTGTGAGTTTAAAAGGGCAGCTCAGTCTTCTTGCATCTGGAGAACTTGTGAACCAAAGAATAGCCAAACACTAAGCAAAACAAGAAAAGCAGGCCTTTGGGATTATTTAGTTGGTTCTTATCACAGTATAGACTACCTGTGGATGTATTCTTCTAGATTCACAACCTCTGCTCTACTTGTGGCACCTAGAAAATAAACACCTAGCTTAAATCTTAGGAAGAACCACACAATAAGTTAAAAGTCCACAATAAAATGTGCTGAGAGAGCTTTTGTGCCCATATAAAGAAGGGGGGAATCACATCTGCAAACAATTGATTTTTTGAAAGGCCTAAGTGGATGTCCTTGTTGTCTTCAATATAACATCCATAGAGGTTTTGTGGCAGAGTATTTGTGGTGGGGATGGATTTCCTCAAGGAGGTCTTGTGGATTAGATTACTCTTGGCCACTCCTTTCAACTCCTGCAGTCCCATGATACTTTgcgtgacacccccccccccccccagtgaccACTGGGATGAGGAATGTGACAAAAGATTTCACCACAAGAGGGCAGGGAACTCCTGAGATGAGTGCAGTCCAAGCCAGAGCTACAAAAAGTTCCTTTTcatggactacaacacccagaaatcctttTGACAGAATAGCTATTCGCTAGGATGGAAGGGATGTTCTTGGAGTTgggatccaaaaaagtaacttttccagtgtATGTGTCATGCCTTGTTAATTCTCCCCTCATTCTGAAGAAGAATCTTGGTTGTAGTCATTGGAGGATCAGGTAAGAAATGTCTTAGCAGTTAAACTCTTAACTTTGTTACGATTTTGCACAGGGCTGGCCCTATCATTAGGCAGAGGGAAGCATCAGCATCAGCCAGAAAAATGTTTCGTGTaagccttgaagtcatttctgatttctgaACCTAAGAGAAACCTCTAATGGATTttccttggcaatatttgttcaaaagggtttgcctttgcctttaccttcctctgaggctgagaaagtgtgatttacTCAAGGTCgaccagtggttttccatggctgaacagggatttagATCCTGGACTCAGGAATTGTCAACACTCAGAGGTGGTTCTGGTGTCATAAAAAGGCAGGAAattgttatttaatttattattattattgtattatattgtcagGAAGTCCCCATCTGGCCTATAAAGATGCAGCAGTAACCAAAGAGTTTGTGAGAATTGGCCACCtcgattaacatttaatggcttttcagcttcaaagtctggctgcttcctgcctgggggccaTTCAATgatggtggccaattgcaacattcacacttgcctcaagcagacaagagttcttcaccctggacattctacagatatataaaccccacttgcctagtttccaacagacctcacaacctccaaggatgcctgccatagatgtgggtgaaacgtcaggagttaatgcttctggaatatggccatacagcccggaaaactcacagcaacccagtgattccggcttcgacaacacaaaaatataATCATTTGGTCTCTGCTTTCTTTCTTTGAGGTCCATGAAGTTTTGCACAAAATCGAACTTTAAAACAGAAATCTCTCTTTGCATGTCAATTCACACACATTTCTAATCACTAtatagttttagctttgttccagtAGTGGCAATGACTGAGGTCTATATATACCAGCCAGTATTGAAATTGAAAAGTCATGTTGATTCAGTTCAGTCCAACATTGTGATCCCTCTGTGGTGATTTATTATTGATAACATAGCCAGTTAAAATAGAACAccaagtttgtttatttatttataaagctTTTTTTTGGTTACACAAGctttttggctacaaaaatgttGATATGACACAGTAATTATAAAGACAAATATGCTGTAAGAGAAGAAGGCAGAATcagaaaaataagaataaaaaacacATGTACATGTACTTGCATATGAGTTTGGAGAGTGGGTCCTTGTTATCTACTGGGGTTTTGTTCCAGGTCTACTGTGGATACCTGAATCCATTGAATCTCAAGTtggaatgtgtttttaaatatatattttaaagccatggatGAATGACatctatggatacagaaggccaactgtataaatatatacGTTTGTATGTGTGCAGTTGTGGTAATAACACTACGTAATATTCAATCCTATTATTAATAAGTACACTGCAAGGCTGTGGATCCAAAGTCAACGTGCTGCACATTTCTAGAGCCAACAGTGTGTATCATAGTTTTAGCTTCTGATGAATATAAGTAGGGTTTTAATTTTTCCAAAACTGATTGTGACAAAGGTTCATATACTTAAATTATTCGTGATTCTGATTTCGTATTTTAGCTTCCAGCACAACatcaaaaaataaatgaatagcaGGAAACTTCCTTTCACAAGCCCAGTTGAAATGCATGGGACCAGCTCACATTTAAAATGGTCTTGTGCAGATATTTCAATGGTTTTGCTTTAGTGGTGCAGTTAGGTAACTATGGCTGCAtctttactgtagaattaatgcagtttaattcaaTACTttgagatcctgggatttgtagtttggtaaggcaacagcactctgatggagaaggctcaagactttgtaaaactacaactcacattggGTCATGGCTTTTAAAGTAGTGtggaactgaattaattctacagtgtagatgctgtaCCATGAGGTGGAGCTGATCCTTCTGCTTATTCTGCTGCATTCTGACAATTCTAGACATTTACCCTCTAGTTCCACTTTGACTATGCAAGTGACTTGCCATCGTGCTGTGACACTGTTATGTATCACAGGCTTCACAATTGCAGCGGGCAATTAAATGAATTCATCACTCTTCAGACTGAATCCTccagataacaataataatttgcacagccctaatgtgTATGCTTCCCATCCCCAAAGCACAGTATGGTTGTGGCGGTATAGTTGCCAAGGAGTATAAATATTCAGTATGAATATTTAAGTAATATTTAATGCTGTAAGATCCACGAGTAGCATCCACTGTTATTTATTGCCATCCCAGCAGGAAAGCATATCTCCAAATAGACAGGAAGCACAAGCCAAAACCTTCAGTATCAGAAATCCAGTAAGGATATTTAAACAGTAACTTCAATAAAGACATATCTAAGATCTTCAAGCAGCAGCagctaaacatttaaaaaaaataattatctgAATTTAGGTTTAGTCATTCTTGGAGTAGGCCCATTAAAATCAATGGCAGTTATGTTACCCGTAGCTAACCACTGATTTGACTGGGCCTAGTCAAATAACATTGTGActatattatagaattaatgcagtttgacaccactttaactgctcttgGGGTTTTAATTTGGTCacgcaccagcactcttttgcagacCATGTAAAATGGCAACTCATAtaattccattgcactgagcgAATGCAAGTAAAGCGGTGTCAAGCTGCAtaaatctacaatgtagatgcactctaaatcTGGGTCTAGTTTTCTACTTCTTGGAGTAGTCATTGTATCACtttcaattaaataaaaatataattgggttgctgggagttttccatttcacccacatccatggcaggaatcctcagaagtatgattgttggaaactaggaaattgggatgtgtatatttgttgaaagtccagtttgggagaaaggcaagtgtttgaggcaagtgtggatgttgcaattgatcaccttgatgaaacaatcagggccagctaacacctcccaacaaaggatttcctcaggcaggaagcagccaggctttgaatctgcaagaccattaaatactaACCAAGATTGACAACACAAAAGTATAATTGGCTCTAAATGACCTTTGGCTAGAAcagatttgtaaaaatcatatcTAGTTTTGagattttaattccattttaatgttcctcttttgtattttaaaaatatgttctttttttaaagtaagccATATTGATTACTGGATTTGGGAGaaattttcaagtacagtagagtctcacttatccaacataaacaggccggcagaatgttggataagcaaatatgttggataataaggaggcattaaggaaaagccttttaaacatcaaattaggttatgattttacaaattaagcaccaaaacaacatgtttaataacaaatttgacagaaaaagtagttcaatacacaacaatgctatgtagtaattactgtatttacgaatttagcaccaaaatatcaggatgtattgaaaacattgactacaaaaatgcattggataatccagaatgttggctaagcgagtgttggataagtaagactctactgtataatgataaCAAAAACTAGAGAGGATGAGTTGAATCAGGCAgatttatacatatttatttgcCATTCAAAAACTAATTTAGTCTAATTGAAACTAGCACCTGGATTTAGACTTTATTTCCTAAACTATACAATGCTTTATCTTGCTTCAGAATATTCATCTGAGGATTGAAAAGAATTACCATGCAGTCTTCTGCTTCATTCTCTCTGCCTATAGAAAATGCAACTAGATTCCTGGACTAAATGGGTTTTCAAATCAATATTAATTTGTTATGTATGTCAAAAAATATGGCAGTAAGGTTTATGGGAAGGGAAGGAGCTGAAAGACTATTGCAGCTATCCACATCTCAAGAGCAATAGAAATAACCAGGATTAAAATATTTTGCACATGAGCACACATGCGCATACATACAGATCCCTCAAATGAAAGCAAcatatttgttaaaaaaaacataattggGAATAAAAAAGCAAATAATAGTCCTGCGTTGTTTTTCCTTCATCTGCATTTCATTTCatgacattttatttttaaatattcacaAACTGgaagaaatatgtgtgtgtgtgtcctatttattaatatttacatTGCTAGACTTTAATCCAGTCCTAGGAAGAAGcattttattttcagtattttacaACACCAAGTAGCCTAGCCATGTTTCATTTAGAAATATAAATCAGGTTTCTAGGAATTGCCAAGATACTTGGTCATTTTCTTTAttcctatttttttattttttatattttattgttactttttattttcttaaaacaatgcaatacattTACAATACAGCAGACATATAATATCCAAGACACTCAATCTTTTCTCCCTGTTAATCTCATTATATCTACTGTAACTGTACTCTTATCTATGCATTTCTATGGTTCACCTTTGTGCCCCCCCTTtcccttgagccacttctttttatattttctgtccaaaatttcatttctttttgtggaggtaactttccatccttctttttaaACCCTTAATTCCTTATACAATTCttcaatttgtatatttatttcccttttccaatcCCTTGCTATAAGCAACCTTACTACCATTAGTAAATTAGATATTGCATCCTTTTGCTCTTTTTGCAACTGTTTGTTGTTATATAAAGATAACAAAGCAATAGTAGGACTTCTTAATACCTTTATATCCATAATATCTTCTATCTCTCTGAATACCTTTCCCTAAAAATTACTTACATGTTTACAttaccaccacatatgtatatatgttcccacttcttggcatcctctccaacagtatttttatttaaattagctgtttttactgatgttagataccatttccatatcaatCTATAatcgttttcttgtactgataagTTTTTCAAATGCCTTTGTTCCCATGATTGTGACCACTCCATATCACTTATTTTGATCCCTAAGTCTTCTTCCCATATCTCTTTGAGGATGTTGTTCTTTgttctttcttcctttatttcAACTATTATCTTATATATTTTACTAGTTATTCCTTTCTAAGTTTATGTTCTTCCCTATCTctttcattttgtattatttgctcAAATTGAGTGAGTTAATTtccatttctattattttttacCCTGTTCTTGAACCGTTGTTCTAGTTGTATACATGATAATTTTGTTTCCCTAAATTCTTCCATAGTTATTTCCTTCTTCATACCAACCTTTATCCAGTCCCCTATTTTATCTAGTTTTTTCCCTTAGTTTTTTTaatcaattatatatattttagtatGATTTCTCTTTGAGAAAgggtatttattttgtattattattattattattattacaaaagcttGTGAAGAAAGAGGTGGTTGCTCATATATATGGCTTGGTCCAATTTCCCAATACTataccctccttctcctccaaatATTGAGATCCCATCAGTTAATTtcaactaaagtagacccattgagCCAGTTGTGGAATGGTAAGTCAACACGTGGCTACATCTAAAGGATTGAGCTGTTTTTCTCTGCTggggactaacaataggatttattTGGAAGTGAATGCCATGGAAATCACTTTAGACTGCGTAAAATTGATAATTCAGTCCAAACTAAGGTATCATATACATCTTTCCTAAACATGAATGAACACATCTTTGTGTTTCCTGATTGGGGAATAAGGTGGTGGAAAGGTTTTGAAATTACCCTCATCGAAGCCATTTCTACGATTGTGAAAAGGATTTCCCCCCCAACCAGATCAGTTAGATAGAAACCTCAAGTTTCTCCCTTTTTGTGTCTAAT
This sequence is a window from Anolis carolinensis isolate JA03-04 chromosome 6, rAnoCar3.1.pri, whole genome shotgun sequence. Protein-coding genes within it:
- the hoxb13 gene encoding homeobox protein Hox-B13 yields the protein MDPEDPFAEEPRKSMEGLPPFPAPGGGGGGGSASSSSNRSEAPLPGPGYPPLDAAKPCLPPPASSAATASPFSYGCFPGGGGGGGGGGGGGGGYYSYRVARSALKPGPMMPPQPGYPEKYLEVCNVAAAEDYPTRPAEFAFYPGYGGPYQPVASYLDVSVVQSLGGGGGGAPGEARHEALLPVDPYHEPWALAAGGWSGPVCCAKEPSPAAGHFWKTAFAEAVGQHPAEACTFRRGRKKRIPYSKGQLKELEKEYSSSKFITKDKRRKISAATNLSERQITIWFQNRRVKEKKVVAKGKSGSANSTANSTSDTP